A stretch of DNA from Curtobacterium sp. MCBD17_035:
ACTCGATCGCCACCGCCAGGTAGTGGTTGGGGTTCAGGAGCCCACCGTCCGGCGTGACGATCCCGTGCCGGTCGGAATCGGCGTCGTTGCCCGTGAGGACGTCGAATTCGTCCTTGTGGGCGAGCACCGACGCCATGGCGGACGGGCTCGACGGGTCCATCCGGATCTTGCCGTCCCAGTCGAGGGTCATGAACGACCACGTCGGGTCGACGTCGGGGTTCACCACCGTCAGGTCGAGGCCGTAGTGGTCCCGGATGCGGTTCCAGTAGGGCAGGCTGGCGCCGCCGAGCGGGTCCGCGCCGATCCGGACGCCCGCGCGCTTGATCGCCGCGATGTCGATGATGTCCGCCAGGTCGTGCACGTACGTGTCGAGGAAGTCGTACCGGCCGGGGCTCGCCTGCTCCTGGCGCTGCACGTCCACGAGACCGCCGGCGATGATCGCGTTGGCCCGGTCGGCGATCCACTTCGTCGCGTCGCTGTCCGCGGGCCCACCGTGCGGCGGGTTGTACTTGAAGCCGCCGTCGCGCGGGGGGTTGTGGCTCGGCGTGATGACGATGCCGTCGGCGGTGTCGTCGTGGCCCTCGCGGTTGTAGCGGATGATCGCGTGGCTCAGCGCGGGCGTCGGCACGTAGCCGTTGTCCTTGTCGGCGAGCACGGTGACGCCGTTCGCGGCCAGGACCTCGAGCGCGGTCCGTTCGGCCGGACCGCTCAGCGCGTGCGTGTCGCGGCCGATGAACAGCGGCCCCGTGGTGCCCTGCTGCGCGCGGTACTCGACGATCGCCTGGGTGATGGCGGCGATGTGTGCGTCGTTGAACGCGGTGTCGAGCGAGGAGCCCCGGTGGCCGGACGTGCCGAACACCACCATCTGCTCGGGGTTCGATGCGTCCGGGACCCGCGAGTAGTAGGCGTCGACGAGCTCTTGGAGATCGACGAGGTCCTCGGCGGTCGCGGGCGTTCCGGCACGGTCGTTCATGGGCCCATCCTGGCACCGCGCCGTGTCCTGTGCCCGACTGTCCACAGGCCGACGCCCGACGGGGTCCAGGGAGGAATGACACCGGTTGCATCGACAACCATTCCGTAGGATCGGGGGATGACGACGGACGACGTGCCCTGGCTCGACCGCGAGCAGGTCCGCGTGTGGATCCGCCTCGTCGCCGTCATGGAGCTCCTGCCCGCGGCGCTCGACCAGCAGTTGCAGCGCGATTCCGACCTGACGCACTTCGACTACATGGTCATCGCCATGCTCTCCGAACGCGACGACCGCACGCTGCGCATGACGGCCCTGTCCGCCGCCACGAACAGCTCGTTGCCGCGGCTGTCCCACGTCGTCACCCGCCTCGAGAAGCGCGGGCTCGTCTCGCGGTGCCCGTCGACGGACGACCGGCGGGCAACGGACGTCCGACTCACGGACGCCGGGTGGGAGGCCGTGGTCGCCGCTGCCCCCGGCCACGTCCGGAACGCCCGCCACCTCGTGGTCGACGCGATCGGCGAGGACCGCTTCCGGCAGCTCGACGCCGACCTCCGCGCGATGCTCCGCCGACTCGACCCCGAGGGTCGCCTCGCCGCCCTCACCGACCCGGATGGCCGCCCGCCCGTGCAATAGAGTCGGCCGCATGGCCGAGCCCGATGCCTCCGCGTCCGACACGTACAGCTACCTCGGACCGGCCGGGACCTTCACGGAGGCCGCGCTCAAGCAGGTCGCCGCGGCCGCCGGCAAGCCCTGGCGGTCGGTCAACAACGTCGGCGAGGCCCTCGACGACGTCATGAGCGGACGGAGCGTCGGCGCGGTCATCGCCATCGAGAACAGCGTCGACGGTGGGGTCACCGCCACGCAGGACGCCCTCGCGCGCATCCCGGGGGTCCGCATCATCGGCGAGTACCTCGTGCCGGTCGACTTCGTCCTCGTCGCCCGGCACGGCACCGTGCTCGCGGACGTCCGCACGGTGAACGCCCACCCGGTCGCGTACGGGCAGACATACCGCTGGCTCGAGGACCACGTCCCGGGGCACGGACACATCCCCGCGTCGTCGAACGTCGCGGCGGCGGCGGCGCTCCTCGACCCGGCCGCGGGGGCGCTCGCCGAGGCCGCGGTCGCCCCGCCCGGCATCACCGACCACCACGACCTCGCCGTCCTCGCCGAGCACATCGGCGAGAACCCGTTCGCCGTCACGCGGTTCGTCCTCGTGTCGCGGGACCTGGCGATCCCGGCCCGGACCGGCGCCGACAAGACGAGCGTCGTCGTGGAGCTGCCGGACGACCGCGCAGGTGCGCTCGTCGACCTGCTCGAGCAGTTCGCCACCCGGGGCATCAACATGGGGCTCCTCAGCTCGCGGCCGATCGGCGACGAGCTCGGCCGCTACCGCTTCGTCATCGACCTGGACGGCCACGTGCACGACGAGCGCGTGGCGGACGCGCTCCTCGGCCTCCGGCGGTTCAGCCCCCGGGTGACGTTCCTCGGGTCGTACCCCAGGGCCGACGGCCACGCGTCCGAGGTGCAGGCCCGGTACCGGGACGAAGCGTTCACCGAGGCACGCGAGTGGCTCCGACGGATCGTCGCGGGTGAGCCTGGTTGACCCGGCCGGGCCGGACCCGGTGACCCACCAGGTGGGCGCCTGTGGAACGACCCGACCGTCCACAGAAGCCGGGGGCCGAGAGGACGGATCAGGCGGTCCCGGTAGCGTTGCCGCATGACGACGCCCCCCGAGACCGATGCGGCCCCGCGCGACGACGTCGCCGCGGTGCCCTCGACCGCCGCCCACTCGGCCACGAGCCGGCACATCGCCGCCGTGGTCTACAACCCGATCAAGGTGGACCTGCCGGCCCTGCGCCAGAGCGTGAGCCGCTACGAACGTGAGGCCGGGTGGAGCGAGACCCTCTGGTTCGCGACGACCGAGGAGGACCCGGGCGCCGGCATGGCCCGGGCCGCGCTCGAGGCCGGTGCCGATGTGGTGGCCGCCGCGGGCGGCGACGGCACGACGCGGATCGTCGCCGAGGTCGTGCACGGATCCGGCGCGTCGCTCGCGCTGCTGCCGAGCGGCACCGGCAACCTGCTCGCGCGGAACATGCGGTTCCCGCTCGACGAGATGGACACGAGCGTGCAGACCCTGTTCCACGGCGAGGACCGCGCGGTCGACATCGGCATGCTCACCGTCGAGCGTGAGGGTGGGGAGCGTGAGGACTTCGGGTTCCTGGTCATGGCCGGGCTCGGGCTCGACGCCCGGATGCTCGCCAACACGCGCCCGGAGCTCAAGAAACGGGTGGGCTGGCTCGCCTACGTCGACGCCGTGGCCCGATCGCTCCGTGACTCCGACAACATGGAGGCCCGCTACAACCTCGACGGTGCCGGCAACCGCTCGCTCCGCGCCCACACGCTCATCGTGGGCAACTGCGGCACCCTGCAGGCCGGCATCCTCCTGCTGCCCGACGCCACGATCACGGACGGCGTGTTCGACGTCGTCGCGCTGCGGCCGAAGTCCGTGTTCGGCTGGGCCCGGATCGGCGCTCGCCTGATGTGGGAGAACGCGATCCTGCGGCGTGCGCGATCGACGAAGATCGGCCAGACCGCGGTGGGGGAGCGGATCATCGCCCGGGCACGTGAGGAACGTCCGCTGCGGTACATGCGCGGCAAGGAGATCGTCGTGCGGCTCGAGACCCCCGACGAGTTCGAGATCGACGGCGACCCGGTGGGTCGGATCCGGGCGTTCCGGGCGCGCATCGACGAAGGCGGCTTGACGGTGCGCGTGCCGGTCGGGCACGTCCTGCACTGAGCGACGGCCGCCGACGACGGACGTCCGGCACCCACCGACCTCCTGCACGATCCGTGCGACGGCCGGGAGGCGCGGGACGGGCGCGCGCCGTCCCTCCCGTCCGATCGGC
This window harbors:
- the pgm gene encoding phosphoglucomutase (alpha-D-glucose-1,6-bisphosphate-dependent) — its product is MNDRAGTPATAEDLVDLQELVDAYYSRVPDASNPEQMVVFGTSGHRGSSLDTAFNDAHIAAITQAIVEYRAQQGTTGPLFIGRDTHALSGPAERTALEVLAANGVTVLADKDNGYVPTPALSHAIIRYNREGHDDTADGIVITPSHNPPRDGGFKYNPPHGGPADSDATKWIADRANAIIAGGLVDVQRQEQASPGRYDFLDTYVHDLADIIDIAAIKRAGVRIGADPLGGASLPYWNRIRDHYGLDLTVVNPDVDPTWSFMTLDWDGKIRMDPSSPSAMASVLAHKDEFDVLTGNDADSDRHGIVTPDGGLLNPNHYLAVAIEYLYSHRPHWRQDAAIGKTLVSSSIIDRVAESLGRTLWEVPVGFKWFVPGLIDGSVGFGGEESAGASFLRMDGTAWTTDKDGIILALLASEIIAITGKTPSQLYRELTERFGDPVYQRVDAAATKAQKAALGKLDGDAIQADTLAGDPIVAKLSKAPGNGAAVGGVKVVTDRAWFAARPSGTEDVYKIYAESFVGQEHLEQVQREAREIVDAALGDA
- a CDS encoding MarR family transcriptional regulator, which codes for MTTDDVPWLDREQVRVWIRLVAVMELLPAALDQQLQRDSDLTHFDYMVIAMLSERDDRTLRMTALSAATNSSLPRLSHVVTRLEKRGLVSRCPSTDDRRATDVRLTDAGWEAVVAAAPGHVRNARHLVVDAIGEDRFRQLDADLRAMLRRLDPEGRLAALTDPDGRPPVQ
- the pheA gene encoding prephenate dehydratase, with translation MAEPDASASDTYSYLGPAGTFTEAALKQVAAAAGKPWRSVNNVGEALDDVMSGRSVGAVIAIENSVDGGVTATQDALARIPGVRIIGEYLVPVDFVLVARHGTVLADVRTVNAHPVAYGQTYRWLEDHVPGHGHIPASSNVAAAAALLDPAAGALAEAAVAPPGITDHHDLAVLAEHIGENPFAVTRFVLVSRDLAIPARTGADKTSVVVELPDDRAGALVDLLEQFATRGINMGLLSSRPIGDELGRYRFVIDLDGHVHDERVADALLGLRRFSPRVTFLGSYPRADGHASEVQARYRDEAFTEAREWLRRIVAGEPG
- a CDS encoding diacylglycerol kinase family protein encodes the protein MTTPPETDAAPRDDVAAVPSTAAHSATSRHIAAVVYNPIKVDLPALRQSVSRYEREAGWSETLWFATTEEDPGAGMARAALEAGADVVAAAGGDGTTRIVAEVVHGSGASLALLPSGTGNLLARNMRFPLDEMDTSVQTLFHGEDRAVDIGMLTVEREGGEREDFGFLVMAGLGLDARMLANTRPELKKRVGWLAYVDAVARSLRDSDNMEARYNLDGAGNRSLRAHTLIVGNCGTLQAGILLLPDATITDGVFDVVALRPKSVFGWARIGARLMWENAILRRARSTKIGQTAVGERIIARAREERPLRYMRGKEIVVRLETPDEFEIDGDPVGRIRAFRARIDEGGLTVRVPVGHVLH